From a single Pleurodeles waltl isolate 20211129_DDA chromosome 10, aPleWal1.hap1.20221129, whole genome shotgun sequence genomic region:
- the LOC138262345 gene encoding olfactory receptor 5V1-like, protein MAQDTWQNRSVVTTFLIVGLSDGQDPNYSLFFVFLVVYLVTALGNLIIITLIVTDHQLHSPMYFFLANLAVIDIIFSTVTVPKLLDNLIDSKKPISFAACITQLYFFQYFVVAECYLLAVMAYDRYVAICFPLNYTITMNRNVRIRLVVTCWICGFVNSLMQAVSVSELTFCRSNIVNHFFCDVTPLFKISCSDTRPAEAIFLMVVVLAGMFPLTFIVVSYIRIILAIMKVSSSKGRRKTFSTCASHFIVVALYYGSGIFSYIWPSSTIAMSKDVKVVAVLYTIFTPMLNPIIYSLRNREVKAAMRRLLSQNKNYS, encoded by the coding sequence atggcacaggacacatggcAGAACAGGTCTGTTGTGACAACATTTCTTATTGTGGGCCTTTCTGATGGTCAAGATCCAAACTACAGCCTCTTCTTTGTCTTTCTTGTGGTCTACCTCGTCACTGCATTAGGAAATTTGATCATCATAACACTAATCGTCACAGACCATCAGCTGCACAGCCCAATGTATTTTTTCCTAGCCAACCTGGCAGTCATTGACATCATCTTCTCCACTGTCACTGTCCCCAAATTACTTGACAACTTAATTGACAGCAAAAAACCTatttcttttgctgcttgtatCACCcagctttatttttttcagtacttTGTTGTTGCAGAGTGTTACCTGTTAGCGGTGATGGCTTATGACCGATATGTGGCCATCTGCTTTCCTCTCAACTACACCATCACCATGAATAGAAATGTGCGTATCCGCCTTGTGGTTACGTGCTGGATCTGTGGCTTTGTTAACTCTCTTATGCAGGCGGTGTCTGTTTCAGAACTCACGTTCTGTAGATCCAATATAGTGAACCACTTCTTCTGCGATGTCACCCCTCTCTTTAAGATCTCTTGCTCAGACACGCGCCCAGCGGAAGCCATATtcctgatggtggtggtgttggcaggGATGTTCCCTCTTACTTTCATCGTAGTGTCCTACATTCGTATCATCTTGGCTATCATGAAGGTAAGTTCTTCCAAGGGCCGACGAAAAACATTCTCCACCTGCGCATCCCACTTCATCGTGGTGGCCCTTTACTACGGCAGCGGTATCTTTAGCTACATCTGGCCTTCCTCCACGATAGCCATGAGTAAGGATGTCAAGGTAGTGGCCGTTCTGTACACCATCTTCACACCCATGCTCAACCCGATCATCTACAGCCTCAGGAACCGAGAGGTTAAGGCAGCAATGAGGAGACTCTTGAGTCAAAATAAGAACTATAGCTAA